The following proteins are co-located in the Aeromicrobium phoceense genome:
- a CDS encoding enoyl-CoA hydratase-related protein: protein MAEFVRLEVTDGVGTIRLDRPKMNALDARVQTELLEAAREADRRDDVAAVVVWGGERVFAAGADVKEMADMGYPEMFRHGHLLQDFTRAVAAIGKPTVSAITGFALGGGLELALATDLRFCADDAKLGQPEILLGIIPGAGGTQRLARLIGPSKAKDLIYTGRFVGADEALALGLVDEVLPAAEVHDRAVAWASQFVGGPSIALRTAKDVVDRGLEVDLQTGLEIERAGFSALFATQDQSDGMRSFVENGPGKATFTGR from the coding sequence ATGGCCGAATTCGTCCGACTCGAAGTGACCGACGGCGTCGGCACGATCCGCCTCGACCGGCCCAAGATGAACGCGCTCGACGCGCGGGTCCAGACCGAGCTGCTGGAGGCGGCTCGCGAGGCCGATCGCCGCGACGACGTCGCCGCGGTGGTGGTGTGGGGCGGCGAGCGGGTCTTCGCCGCGGGTGCGGACGTCAAGGAGATGGCCGACATGGGCTACCCCGAGATGTTCCGCCACGGACACCTGCTGCAGGACTTCACACGGGCCGTCGCCGCGATCGGCAAGCCGACGGTCTCGGCCATCACGGGGTTCGCCCTCGGTGGCGGGCTCGAGCTGGCGCTGGCCACCGACCTGCGCTTCTGCGCCGACGACGCCAAGCTCGGCCAGCCCGAGATCCTGCTCGGCATCATCCCCGGCGCGGGCGGCACCCAGCGCCTGGCCCGCCTGATCGGTCCCTCGAAGGCCAAGGACCTCATCTACACCGGCCGGTTCGTCGGTGCCGACGAGGCGCTCGCCCTCGGCCTCGTCGACGAGGTGCTGCCGGCCGCCGAGGTCCACGACCGGGCCGTGGCATGGGCGTCGCAGTTCGTCGGCGGGCCGTCGATCGCGCTGCGCACGGCCAAGGACGTCGTCGACCGCGGCCTGGAGGTCGACCTGCAGACGGGTCTGGAGATCGAGCGGGCCGGCTTCAGCGCGCTGTTCGCGACGCAGGACCAGTCCGACGGCATGCGCTCCTTCGTGGAGAACGGGCCCGGCAAGGCCACCTTCACCGGGAGGTGA
- a CDS encoding electron transfer flavoprotein subunit beta/FixA family protein, translating into MTKIVVAVKYVPDATADRTFDADNTVDRENVDGLLSELDEYAVEQALQVVEAGDGEVTVLTVGPADASDAVRKALQMGADAGVHVEDDAIAGSDAFATSLVLAKAIEKLDYDMVFFGMGSTDAGMGVVPTLVAERLGLPAITFASEISVDGDTVKIRRDGDAATHQIEATGKLVVSVTDQTGEARYPSFKGIMAAKKKPVEEWSLADLGIDAAEVGLDNAWTKVESTTPRPPRTAGEIVTDEGDGGTKLVEFLASKKFV; encoded by the coding sequence GTGACCAAGATCGTTGTCGCTGTGAAGTACGTGCCGGACGCCACGGCGGACCGCACGTTCGACGCTGATAACACTGTCGACCGTGAGAACGTCGACGGGCTTCTGTCCGAGCTCGACGAGTACGCGGTCGAGCAGGCCCTGCAGGTCGTCGAGGCCGGCGACGGTGAGGTCACCGTCCTGACCGTCGGCCCCGCCGACGCCTCGGACGCGGTCCGCAAGGCCCTGCAGATGGGCGCCGACGCCGGCGTCCACGTCGAGGACGACGCCATCGCCGGATCCGACGCCTTCGCGACGTCGCTGGTCCTGGCCAAGGCCATCGAGAAGCTCGACTACGACATGGTGTTCTTCGGCATGGGCTCCACGGACGCCGGCATGGGCGTCGTTCCCACGCTGGTCGCCGAGCGCCTCGGCCTGCCGGCCATCACCTTCGCATCGGAGATCTCGGTCGACGGCGACACGGTCAAGATCCGTCGTGACGGCGATGCCGCCACGCACCAGATCGAGGCCACCGGCAAGCTCGTCGTGTCGGTCACCGACCAGACGGGCGAGGCCCGCTACCCGTCCTTCAAGGGCATCATGGCCGCGAAGAAGAAGCCGGTCGAGGAGTGGAGCCTGGCTGATCTGGGCATCGACGCGGCCGAGGTCGGCCTCGACAACGCCTGGACCAAGGTCGAGTCCACGACCCCCCGCCCGCCGCGCACCGCCGGCGAGATCGTCACCGACGAGGGAGACGGCGGCACCAAGCTCGTCGAGTTCCTCGCGTCCAAGAAGTTCGTGTGA
- a CDS encoding tetratricopeptide repeat protein yields the protein MSFSQPGAFDLSSLATPRPTTPSGGGAPAPEGAVYVIDVTEADFQQVVESSMQHLVVLSVWSPRSPQSVEFNEVLARATSAYGGALQLAKVDADTNPGIAQALQVQAVPFVVGLVQGRPVPLFQGTVDDAEVKRFFDELVRLAQQNGLNGRAQPSGGAPVEAPDEAEDDPRFAAADEAYSRGDFDAAIAEYEALLAQTPGDTEVAERLAATRLYARVAGADLQQARQAAADAPDDVDAQLLVADLDVTGGHVEDAFLRLIELVKRTAEDDRDRVREHLLELFTVVGLADPRVALARRSLAAALF from the coding sequence ATGAGCTTCTCGCAGCCCGGTGCGTTCGACCTTTCCTCGCTGGCCACGCCGCGTCCCACGACCCCGTCCGGCGGGGGCGCTCCCGCTCCCGAGGGAGCGGTCTACGTCATCGACGTCACCGAGGCCGACTTCCAGCAGGTGGTCGAGTCCTCGATGCAGCACCTCGTCGTGCTGAGCGTCTGGTCGCCCCGCTCCCCGCAGAGCGTCGAGTTCAACGAGGTCCTCGCGCGGGCCACGTCCGCGTACGGCGGAGCGCTGCAACTCGCGAAGGTCGACGCGGACACCAACCCCGGCATCGCCCAGGCGCTGCAGGTGCAGGCCGTGCCGTTCGTGGTGGGCCTCGTGCAGGGCCGGCCCGTGCCGCTGTTCCAGGGCACGGTGGACGACGCCGAGGTGAAGCGGTTCTTCGACGAGCTCGTGAGGCTCGCGCAGCAGAACGGCCTGAACGGCCGTGCCCAGCCGTCCGGGGGCGCTCCCGTCGAGGCCCCCGACGAGGCCGAGGACGACCCGCGCTTCGCCGCCGCCGACGAGGCCTACTCCCGCGGCGACTTCGACGCCGCGATCGCCGAGTACGAGGCGCTGCTGGCGCAGACCCCCGGCGACACCGAGGTGGCCGAGCGGCTGGCGGCCACGAGGCTCTACGCGCGCGTGGCCGGCGCCGACCTGCAGCAGGCGCGGCAGGCCGCAGCCGACGCCCCGGACGACGTCGACGCCCAGCTGCTGGTGGCCGATCTCGACGTCACCGGCGGACACGTCGAGGACGCCTTCCTGCGACTCATCGAGCTCGTCAAGCGCACGGCGGAGGACGACCGCGACCGGGTCCGCGAGCACCTGCTCGAGCTGTTCACGGTGGTCGGTCTGGCCGATCCTCGCGTGGCGCTGGCCCGTCGCTCCCTGGCCGCCGCTCTCTTCTGA
- a CDS encoding electron transfer flavoprotein subunit alpha/FixB family protein, whose protein sequence is MSEVLVLIEAPQGKVTKPSLELLTIARRIGEPSAVVFGDADTSVLTEYGAEKIYTYADSAFEEYLVAPKAEALAALVADKAPAAVLVPSSSEGKEIAARVALKSDSGLITDAVDVSVDGGTVTTTQMAFAGNFTVAAQVTKGAPVIAVKPNSAAPEATAGAGAVEAVSFDVPDSAKQVKIVASEPRVSTGRPELTEAAIVVSGGRGTGGDFTEVEALADALGAAVGASRAAVDSGWKPHTFQVGQTGKTVSPQLYVANGISGAIQHRAGMQTSKTIVAVNKDEEAPIFELVDFGVVGDLKSVLPQATEEINKRKG, encoded by the coding sequence ATGAGTGAAGTTCTCGTTCTGATCGAAGCCCCCCAGGGCAAGGTCACGAAGCCCTCGCTGGAGCTCCTGACGATCGCCCGTCGCATCGGCGAGCCGTCGGCCGTCGTGTTCGGCGACGCCGACACCAGCGTCCTGACCGAGTACGGCGCGGAGAAGATCTACACCTACGCCGACAGTGCGTTCGAGGAGTACCTCGTGGCGCCCAAGGCCGAGGCCCTGGCCGCGCTGGTCGCCGACAAGGCGCCCGCCGCGGTGCTCGTGCCGTCGTCCTCGGAGGGCAAGGAGATCGCGGCCCGCGTCGCGCTCAAGTCCGACTCCGGCCTGATCACCGACGCCGTCGACGTCTCCGTCGACGGTGGCACGGTCACCACCACCCAGATGGCGTTCGCCGGCAACTTCACCGTCGCCGCGCAGGTCACCAAGGGTGCTCCGGTCATCGCGGTCAAGCCGAACTCGGCTGCCCCGGAGGCCACGGCCGGGGCCGGTGCCGTCGAGGCCGTCTCGTTCGACGTCCCCGACTCGGCCAAGCAGGTCAAGATCGTGGCCTCGGAGCCGCGCGTCTCCACCGGCCGCCCGGAGCTGACCGAGGCCGCCATCGTGGTCTCCGGCGGTCGTGGCACCGGCGGCGACTTCACCGAGGTCGAGGCCCTGGCCGACGCCCTCGGTGCGGCTGTCGGCGCCTCGCGCGCCGCGGTGGACTCGGGCTGGAAGCCGCACACGTTCCAGGTCGGCCAGACCGGCAAGACCGTGTCGCCGCAGCTGTACGTCGCCAACGGCATCTCCGGTGCGATCCAGCACCGCGCCGGCATGCAGACGTCCAAGACGATCGTCGCGGTCAACAAGGACGAGGAGGCGCCGATCTTCGAGCTCGTCGACTTCGGCGTCGTCGGTGACCTCAAGTCGGTCCTGCCGCAGGCGACCGAGGAGATCAACAAGCGCAAGGGCTGA
- the meaB gene encoding methylmalonyl Co-A mutase-associated GTPase MeaB translates to MSPRNVDVTDLVSRAQAGEARSVARLITLVETESDHLREVSAALAPLVGGAHVIGLTGSPGVGKSTTTSALVTELRARGRRVGVLAVDPTSPFSGGALLGDRIRMQDHATDPDVYIRSMASRGHLGGLSWATPHAIRVLDAAGCDVILLETVGVGQSEVEVAGLADTTVVLLAPGMGDGIQAAKAGILEIGDIFCINKADRDGASTTRRELRTMLSMSDRQDGWKRPIDLTVATEGTGVPELVDHLQEHASHLRASGQLARRRTDRLRREIQAIALDQVRRRFVVDGGEELDALAARAFAGDIDPFSAADTLLAESDA, encoded by the coding sequence CCAGGAACGTCGACGTCACCGACCTGGTCTCGCGGGCGCAAGCCGGCGAGGCCAGGTCGGTGGCGCGTCTGATCACCCTCGTCGAGACCGAGTCCGACCACCTGCGTGAGGTCAGCGCGGCGCTGGCCCCGCTCGTCGGCGGCGCCCACGTGATCGGCCTCACCGGCTCGCCCGGCGTGGGCAAGTCGACCACCACGTCGGCCTTGGTCACCGAGCTGCGCGCCCGCGGCCGTCGCGTCGGCGTCCTCGCGGTCGATCCCACCTCGCCCTTCAGCGGGGGAGCGCTGCTGGGCGACCGCATCCGGATGCAGGACCACGCCACCGACCCCGACGTCTACATCCGGTCGATGGCCAGCCGGGGCCATCTCGGCGGCCTGTCGTGGGCCACGCCCCACGCCATCCGCGTCCTCGACGCGGCCGGCTGCGACGTGATTCTGCTCGAGACCGTCGGCGTCGGGCAGTCCGAGGTCGAGGTCGCCGGGCTGGCCGACACCACCGTCGTGCTGCTGGCGCCCGGCATGGGCGACGGCATCCAGGCCGCCAAGGCCGGGATCCTCGAGATCGGCGACATCTTCTGCATCAACAAGGCCGACCGGGACGGAGCCTCCACCACGCGCCGTGAGCTGCGCACCATGCTGTCGATGTCCGACCGCCAGGACGGTTGGAAGCGTCCGATCGACCTCACCGTGGCCACCGAGGGCACCGGAGTCCCGGAGCTGGTCGACCACCTGCAGGAGCATGCCTCCCACCTGCGTGCCTCCGGCCAGCTGGCGCGCCGGCGCACCGATCGCCTGCGTCGAGAGATCCAGGCGATCGCCCTCGACCAGGTGCGGCGCCGCTTCGTCGTCGACGGGGGCGAAGAGCTCGACGCACTCGCCGCCCGCGCCTTCGCCGGCGACATCGACCCGTTCTCGGCTGCCGACACCCTGCTGGCCGAATCCGACGCGTAG
- a CDS encoding PH domain-containing protein: MTERPAIEMAPPPVTSRFWRRLREPFPDPENHVALNQRLNPRSGERVLQIVPKHVAVYWTLPAAALASFGCLVVLLFHWNSGPAQALWLASLAVTAAAAVRAFVEWRDVFVVTNWRVVRLSGGLTARGATMPINRILDMTMTRTMWGRALGYGHFVFESAAQEQGLREIKFVPDILAVDREINNAVNRENRRRERMMAARHDRPLAGGPDEGERTEPIRGL, encoded by the coding sequence ATGACCGAGAGACCAGCGATCGAGATGGCGCCCCCGCCGGTCACGTCGCGGTTCTGGCGACGCCTGCGCGAGCCGTTCCCCGACCCTGAGAACCACGTCGCGCTGAATCAGCGCCTCAATCCCCGCAGCGGCGAGCGTGTCCTGCAGATCGTGCCCAAGCACGTGGCCGTCTACTGGACCCTGCCCGCCGCCGCGCTGGCCTCCTTCGGCTGCCTCGTGGTCCTGCTGTTCCACTGGAACTCCGGTCCGGCCCAGGCGCTGTGGCTCGCGTCCCTCGCCGTCACGGCCGCGGCGGCCGTGCGCGCGTTCGTGGAGTGGCGCGACGTCTTCGTCGTCACGAACTGGCGGGTCGTGCGGCTCAGCGGGGGGCTGACCGCGCGGGGCGCGACGATGCCGATCAACCGCATCCTCGACATGACGATGACGCGCACGATGTGGGGCCGCGCCCTCGGCTACGGCCACTTCGTCTTCGAGTCGGCCGCGCAGGAGCAGGGACTGCGCGAGATCAAGTTCGTGCCGGACATCCTGGCGGTCGACCGTGAGATCAACAACGCCGTGAACCGGGAGAACCGCCGGCGTGAGCGGATGATGGCCGCGAGGCACGACAGGCCGCTGGCCGGCGGGCCCGACGAGGGTGAACGGACCGAGCCGATCCGCGGCCTGTGA
- a CDS encoding NUDIX domain-containing protein — protein sequence MTEPADSSPTLRDDDLVLEPTSGADDLHGFAVLHEGERIGTVALQSAHGKAGRRLGTMRWNLSSAPGAMVASRALRLGVGYAFDQLGWTRIEARVPADDALGQRAASIAGLRREGIARSPGGEPDLVLLGRIVDDPPAFSRDGFVAILNAGLPRKRVIGQGILRDRDGRVLLCELTYKREWDLPGGVVEVGESPATGLVRELEEELGITVEVEGLVTMNWLPAWSRWDDACLFVFDLGVVDAELVEQMVLQRTEIAAVHWCDLDTVRERATLATTELLESLADAPLPAYREAPRQPDPVRDQAR from the coding sequence GTGACCGAGCCTGCCGACTCCTCCCCCACCCTGCGCGACGACGACCTGGTGCTGGAGCCCACGTCCGGTGCCGACGACCTGCACGGCTTCGCGGTGCTCCACGAGGGCGAGCGCATCGGCACGGTGGCGCTGCAGAGCGCCCACGGCAAGGCGGGCCGACGGCTCGGGACGATGCGCTGGAACCTCTCCTCCGCGCCGGGGGCCATGGTGGCCAGCCGAGCCCTGCGGCTGGGCGTGGGGTACGCCTTCGACCAGCTCGGATGGACGCGGATCGAGGCTCGGGTCCCTGCCGACGACGCGCTGGGCCAGCGCGCCGCGTCGATCGCCGGGCTGCGGCGCGAGGGCATCGCGCGGTCGCCCGGGGGCGAGCCCGACCTCGTGCTGCTCGGGCGGATCGTCGACGACCCGCCCGCCTTCAGCCGCGACGGCTTCGTGGCCATCCTCAACGCCGGACTCCCCCGCAAGCGCGTGATCGGCCAGGGCATCCTGCGCGACCGCGACGGGCGCGTCCTGCTGTGCGAGCTGACGTACAAGCGCGAGTGGGACCTGCCCGGAGGCGTGGTCGAGGTCGGCGAGAGCCCCGCCACCGGCCTCGTGCGCGAGCTGGAGGAGGAGCTCGGCATCACGGTCGAGGTCGAGGGCCTCGTGACGATGAACTGGCTCCCTGCATGGAGCCGCTGGGACGACGCGTGCCTGTTCGTGTTCGACCTCGGCGTCGTCGACGCCGAGCTGGTCGAGCAGATGGTCCTGCAGCGCACCGAGATCGCGGCCGTGCACTGGTGCGACCTCGACACGGTGCGCGAGCGCGCCACGCTGGCTACCACGGAGCTGCTCGAGTCGCTCGCCGACGCGCCGCTGCCCGCCTACCGCGAGGCGCCGCGCCAGCCCGACCCCGTGCGCGACCAGGCGCGCTGA